A genomic region of Zalophus californianus isolate mZalCal1 chromosome 11, mZalCal1.pri.v2, whole genome shotgun sequence contains the following coding sequences:
- the LOC113915435 gene encoding olfactory receptor 6M1: MGNWSTVTEFTLIAFPALLELRIFLFVVLLLTYTLTTTGNIIIIFLIWTNHHLQTPMYIFLSNLSCLDILYTMVITPKLLACLLGEKKTISFAGCITQTYFYFFLGTVEFILLAVMSFDRYVAICNPLRYTTIMNSRTCLLLVLGCWVGAFLSMLVPTIVVTRLPYCRKEIDHFFCDIAPLLQAACVDTYFIEETNFLLSALVILSSLAFTTGSYTYIISTILHIPSAQGRQKAFSTCASHITVVSIAYGSNIFVYVRPNQNYSLDFDKVAAVLITVVTPLLNPFIYSLRNEKVKEMLRETVNRLMSSILRKT; this comes from the coding sequence ATGGGAAATTGGAGCACAGTGACTGAATTCACCCTGATCGCCTTCCCTGCTCTCCTAGAGCTTCGCATCTTCCTCTTTGTGGTTCTTTTGCTGACTTACACATTAACCACAACAGGAAACATTATCATCATCTTCCTAATATGGACCAATCATCACCTGCAAACCCCAATGTACATTTTCCTCAGTAATTTGTCCTGTCTAGATATTTTATACACCATGGTCATTACCCCAAAGTTGCTAGCCTGCCTCCTAGGAGAGAAGAAAACCATATCCTTTGCTGGCTGCATCACTCAAAcatatttctacttctttctggGGACAGTGGAATTTATCCTCCTGGCAGTGATGTCCTTTGACCGCTACGTGGCCATCTGTAATCCCTTGCGCTACACAACCATCATGAACAGCAGGACCTGCCTCTTGCTGGTCCTGGGCTGCTGGGTGGGAGCCTTCCTGTCCATGTTGGTACCAACCATTGTAGTGACAAGGCTACCTTACTGTAGAAAAGAAATTGATCATTTTTTCTGTGACATTGCCCCTCTCCTGCAGGCGGCTTGTGTAGATACGTACTTCATTGAGGAGACAAACTTTCTCCTATCTGCCCTTGTCATCCTGAGCTCCCTGGCATTCACTACTGGGTCCTACACCTACATCATCTCTACCATCCTGCACATCCCCTCAGCCCAAGGCCGTCAAAAAGCTTTTTCTACCTGTGCTTCTCACATCACGGTTGTGTCCATCGCCTACGGGAGCAACATCTTTGTGTACGTGAGACCCAACCAGAACTATTCCCTAGATTTTGACAAGGTAGCTGCTGTCCTCATTACAGTGGTGACCCCTCTTCTGAACCCTTTTATTTATAGCTTGAGAAATGAAAAGGTGAAAGAAAtgttgagagagacagtgaacaGACTCATGTCCTCGATACTTAGGAAAACTTGA